One window from the genome of Salvelinus sp. IW2-2015 linkage group LG30, ASM291031v2, whole genome shotgun sequence encodes:
- the LOC111954771 gene encoding E3 ubiquitin-protein ligase TRIM35: MASIVSLPEGNLSCSVCRDIFRDPVILSCRHSFCKVCLLELWKHKEVLECPLCRRRSSLELPFNLNLKRQCEAVLQERSREDTTEVSEVLCNLHNEKLFCLEDQQLLCLKCKALKKNTNDGLSQIDKAAKNYKEELQTALKPLQGNLKAFHKVIQSCHQAAENITSKAQHTEKQIKKQFEKLHQFLKDEEAESIAALREEEEQKNKTAKEKIEEMCREMSSLSETIRAIEEDLRAEDNSFLQNYKVTVKRTQYTMPDLESVSGPLINVAKHLGNLQFKVWEKMQEIVQYIWTPILPIRVSACLKI, translated from the exons ATGGCTTCCATAGTATCTCTCCCAGAGGGGAATCTATCCTGTTCTGTGTGCCGTGACATCTTCAGGGACCCGGTCATCCTGTCATGTAGACACAGCTTCTGTAAAGTCTGCTTGTTGGAACTGTGGAAACATAAAGAGGTGCTGGAATGCCCTCTCTGTAGAAGAAGATCATCGCTGGAGCTTCCATTTAATCTGAATCTGAAGAGGCAGTGTGAGGCTGTCTTACAGGAGAGGAGTCGGGAAGATACGACTGAGGTGTCTGAGGTGCTCTGCAATCTGCATAATGAGAAGCTTTTCTGTCTGGAGGATCAACAGCTACTGTGTTTAAAGTGTAAGGccttaaaaaaaaacaccaacgACGGCCTTAGTCAGATCGATAAAGCTGCTAAGAATTATAAG GAGGAACTCCAGACTGCACTAAAACCCTTACAGGGAAACCTGAAGGCCTTTCACAAAGTTATACAATCCTGTCATCAAGCAGCAGAAAATATTACG AGCAAGGCtcagcacacagagaagcagatTAAGAAGCAGTTTGAAAAGCTTCATCAGTTTCTAAAAGATGAAGAGGCAGAGAGTATAGCTGCACtgcgggaggaagaggagcagaagaATAAGACGGCGAAGGAGAAGATTGAAGAGATGTGCAGAGAGATGTCATCACTGTCTGAAACAATCAGAGCCATAGAAGAGGACCTGAGAGCTGAAGACAACTCATTCTTGCAG AACTACAAGGTCACAGTGAAAAG AACCCAGTACACAATGCCGGACCTAGAGAGTGTTTCAGGTCCACTGATCAATGTGGCAAAGCACCTGGGCAACCTGCAGTTCAAAGTCTGGGAGAAGATGCAGGAGATTGTTCAATATA TTTGGACCCCAATACTGCCCATCCGCGTCTCCGCCTGTCTGAAGATCTGA
- the LOC111955184 gene encoding leukotriene B4 receptor 1, translating into MSTVFKIALILSRTMVNMNSSSNSSLDSTSPDSGRLISSTVLGLCCALGLPGNIAVLVVILCRSSRRPNFTLCLMLNLASSDILCLATVPVWIYTLLHGWTLGRAACKLATFLLYLSLYANVLTVTLLGVQRYLQVLYPQMWNRLGRKGEAVLLLALWGLACALTAPAVATRDVRDGEXKCQRHTGSDAERVAVLVLETLLGLVVPFSVLVTSYCCLHRRVNQTALFSSAKLTRLVTSVVVTLFILWXPVHIVNVVDIAGIVLQTSWPEASAXLLSHRSAAARVVRSFTFFNSCLDPFLYAFASRRIREQPKSSSRGDSRMQVTNI; encoded by the coding sequence ATGTCTACTGTCTTCAAGATAGCTCTTATTCTTTCACGGACAATGGTGAACATGAACTCCTCCAGCAACTCTAGCTTGGACTCCACCTCCCCGGATTCGGGCCGCCTGATTTCGAGCACCGTCCTGGGGTTGTGCTGTGCGCTGGGCCTCCCTGGTAACATAGCTGTCCTGGTGGTCATCCTGTGCCGCTCGTCCCGACGCCCCAACTTCACCCTGTGCCTCATGCTGAACCTGGCTTCCTCCGACATCCTGTGCCTGGCCACGGTGCCCGTGTGGATCTATACTCTCCTGCACGGCTGGACTCTGGGCCGTGCTGCATGCAAGTTAGCCACGTTCCTGCTCTATCTCAGCCTGTATGCTAACGTGCTAACGGTCACTCTACTCGGTGTCCAGCGCTACCTCCAGGTGCTATACCCGCAGATGTGGAACAGGCTGGGGCGCAAGGGGGAGGCGGTGCTGCTCCTGGCCCTGTGGGGGCTCGCCTGTGCTCTGACTGCTCCCGCKGTTGCCACTCGCGATGTGCGCGATGGCGAGRTCAAGTGCCAGCGACACACYGGCTCCGATGCTGAAAGAGTTGCTGTCCTCGTCTTGGAGACCCTTTTAGGGTTRGTGGTTCCGTTCTCTGTGCTGGTSACGTCCTACTGCTGCCTCCACCGGCGGGTGAACCAGACTGCGCTGTTCAGCAGTGCAAAGTTGACGCGGCTGGTCACCAGTGTGGTGGTCACCTTRTTCATCCTCTGGATRCCTGTGCACATTGTCAATGTGGTGGACATCGCCGGCATTGTGCTGCAGACWTCCTGGCCAGAGGCGTCGGCAYCGCTGCTGAGCCACAGAAGCGCAGCAGCGCGTGTCGTCCGGAGCTTTACGTTTTTTAACAGCTGCCTGGACCCCTTCCTGTACGCCTTCGCCTCGCGGAGGATCCGGGAACAGCCCAAGTCGTCGTCGAGGGGCGACAGCAGGATGCAGGTCACAAATATCTGA